From a single Scomber japonicus isolate fScoJap1 chromosome 12, fScoJap1.pri, whole genome shotgun sequence genomic region:
- the LOC128369462 gene encoding histone H2B 3-like gives MPDPVKAPKKGSKKAVSKATKTGKKKRKTRKESYAIYVYKVLKQVHPDTGISSKAMGIMNSFVGDIFERIAGEASRLAHYNKRSTITSREIQTAVRLLLPGELAKHAVSEGTKAVTKYTSSK, from the coding sequence ATGCCCGATCCAGTCAAAGCACCCAAGAAAGGCTCCAAGAAGGCCGTGTCTAAGGCCACCAAGACCggcaagaagaagagaaagacaaggaaggagagCTATGCCATCTACGTGTACAAGGTACTGAAGCAGGTTCACCCTGATACCGGTATCTCCTCCAAGGCCATGGGCATCATGAACTCCTTTGTTGGAGACATCTTTGAGCGTATTGCTGGTGAGGCTTCCCGCCTTGCTCACTACAACAAGCGCTCCACCATCACCTCCAGGGAGATCCAGACCGCTGTCCGCCTGCTGCTGCCCGGTGAGCTGGCCAAACACGCCGTGTCTGAGGGCACTAAGGCCGTCACCAAGTACACCAGCTCCAAGTAA